In Lacibacter sp. H407, a genomic segment contains:
- a CDS encoding FAD-binding and (Fe-S)-binding domain-containing protein, with protein sequence MNERLQQLAQQLEGEFYFDTTMRTLYATDASAYRELPLAVAIPKTKDDLKKLITFAHTNKTSLIPRTAGTSLAGQVVGNGIIVDVSKYFTKILELNKEEHWVRVQPGVIRDELNMFLKPHGLFFGPETSTANRAMIGGMVGNNSCGSNSVLYRSTREHLLEVDCLLSDGSETTFKALNIDEFHAKCEGEGLEANIYRSLRSMLSNYDNQVEIRKEFPKKTVERRNTGYAIDLLLETAPFTAGEEDFNFCKLIAGSEGTLALITEIKLNVVPMPPKEIGLLCVHFNSVDEALRANLIGLKYNPGASELIDHYILECTKENKEQMKNRFFVQGDPGAILVIEFARETREEIITTAIQVEAEMRAADLGYHFPLLFGEDSKKIWTLRKAGLGLLSNLPGDEKAVPVIEDTAVDVNDLPDFIRDFNVILKQHNLYSVHYAHAGSGEIHLRPIINLKTEEGNRLFRVIAEEIATLVKKYKGSLSGEHGDGRLRGEFIKQMVGEKNYQLLKDVKKTWDPENIFNPNKIVDTPPMDTMLRYVPGQQTPAFKTVFRFHNQDILQHAEQCNGSGDCRKTHLSGGTMCPSFMATRNEKETTRARANILREFLTNSTKANRFDHKEIYEVMDLCLSCKGCKSECPSNVDVAKLKAEFMQHYYDANGVPFRSKLIANFSNSSKLGAIAPSLYNFVMTNSAISSLVKKVSGFATKRSMPTMYSTTLEKWWKKQGTRNKAQGTSGKKRVYLFCDEFTNYNDTQIGIKAVELLNKLGYEVVIPEHIESGRSWLSKGLIRKGKEIANKNIELLHPIISADTPLIGIEPSAILTFRDEYIDLATDENFEKAKQLAANVLMIDEFIASEIDKGNISKEQFTSAEKKIKLHGHCQQKALAGTAATVKILSFPENYKVETIPSGCCGMAGSFGYEEEHYELSMKIGELVLFPAVRNAADDTIIAAPGTSCRHQVKDGTGKKALHPVEVLFDALN encoded by the coding sequence ATGAACGAACGATTACAACAACTGGCCCAGCAACTCGAAGGAGAATTTTATTTCGATACCACCATGCGTACCCTCTATGCCACCGATGCGTCGGCATACCGTGAACTACCATTGGCTGTTGCCATTCCCAAAACAAAAGACGATCTTAAAAAGCTCATCACTTTTGCGCATACCAACAAGACATCGCTTATTCCACGTACAGCAGGTACATCACTTGCCGGACAAGTTGTGGGCAACGGTATTATCGTGGATGTATCGAAATACTTCACCAAGATTCTTGAACTGAACAAAGAGGAGCATTGGGTGCGAGTGCAACCCGGTGTTATCCGTGATGAATTGAACATGTTTCTGAAACCGCATGGTTTATTCTTTGGCCCTGAAACATCAACTGCCAACCGTGCAATGATCGGTGGTATGGTAGGTAATAATTCCTGTGGTAGTAATTCTGTGTTATATCGAAGCACGAGAGAGCATTTGCTGGAAGTTGATTGTTTGCTGAGCGATGGAAGCGAAACAACATTTAAAGCATTAAACATCGACGAGTTTCATGCCAAGTGTGAAGGCGAAGGATTGGAAGCAAACATCTATCGTTCTTTGCGCAGCATGTTGAGCAACTACGACAACCAGGTAGAGATACGAAAAGAATTTCCGAAGAAAACGGTGGAACGCAGAAACACCGGTTATGCCATTGATCTGTTGTTAGAAACAGCTCCATTTACTGCAGGTGAAGAAGATTTTAATTTCTGTAAACTGATTGCAGGTTCAGAAGGCACATTGGCATTGATAACCGAGATAAAATTAAATGTTGTACCGATGCCGCCGAAAGAGATCGGTTTGTTATGTGTACATTTTAATTCTGTTGATGAAGCATTACGTGCAAACCTGATCGGTTTAAAATATAATCCCGGCGCAAGTGAATTAATTGATCATTATATTCTCGAATGCACGAAAGAGAACAAGGAGCAAATGAAGAACCGCTTCTTTGTACAGGGCGATCCCGGTGCAATATTAGTGATTGAATTTGCACGTGAAACAAGAGAAGAAATTATTACAACAGCAATACAGGTAGAAGCAGAAATGCGTGCCGCAGATCTTGGTTATCATTTTCCGTTATTGTTTGGCGAAGACAGTAAAAAGATTTGGACACTGCGTAAAGCAGGTCTTGGTTTGCTGAGTAATTTACCCGGCGATGAAAAAGCAGTGCCGGTTATTGAAGACACTGCTGTTGATGTAAATGATCTGCCTGATTTTATTCGTGACTTTAATGTGATCCTGAAACAACATAATCTGTATTCGGTGCATTATGCACATGCAGGTTCAGGTGAAATTCATTTACGACCCATCATTAATTTAAAAACAGAAGAAGGCAACCGTCTCTTCCGTGTAATTGCAGAAGAGATCGCTACACTGGTGAAAAAATACAAAGGTTCTTTGAGTGGTGAACATGGCGATGGACGTTTACGTGGTGAGTTCATCAAGCAAATGGTGGGTGAAAAAAATTACCAGTTGTTGAAAGACGTGAAGAAAACATGGGACCCTGAAAACATTTTCAACCCCAATAAAATTGTTGATACACCGCCGATGGATACTATGCTGCGGTATGTACCCGGTCAGCAAACACCTGCATTTAAAACAGTGTTCCGTTTTCATAACCAGGATATTCTGCAACACGCAGAACAATGTAATGGCAGTGGTGATTGCCGTAAGACACATTTATCAGGCGGAACGATGTGCCCTTCGTTCATGGCAACACGTAACGAAAAAGAAACCACAAGAGCAAGAGCCAATATACTCCGTGAGTTTTTAACCAACTCAACCAAAGCAAACCGTTTCGATCATAAAGAAATTTATGAAGTGATGGATCTCTGTTTGAGTTGCAAGGGCTGTAAGTCTGAATGTCCAAGTAATGTTGATGTTGCAAAACTGAAAGCAGAGTTCATGCAGCATTACTATGATGCGAATGGTGTGCCGTTCCGTTCAAAGTTGATTGCCAACTTTAGCAATTCATCAAAGCTTGGCGCCATTGCACCATCGCTGTACAATTTTGTCATGACCAACAGTGCGATCAGTTCATTGGTTAAAAAAGTATCGGGCTTTGCAACAAAGCGTTCAATGCCGACGATGTATAGCACGACACTGGAAAAGTGGTGGAAGAAACAAGGCACAAGGAACAAGGCACAAGGCACAAGTGGCAAGAAGCGAGTGTATTTATTTTGCGATGAGTTTACGAATTACAACGATACACAGATCGGTATTAAAGCTGTTGAGTTATTAAATAAGCTTGGTTACGAAGTAGTGATACCTGAACATATTGAAAGCGGCCGTTCCTGGTTATCGAAGGGATTAATTCGTAAAGGAAAAGAAATTGCGAATAAGAATATTGAATTGCTACATCCGATCATTTCAGCAGATACGCCATTGATCGGTATTGAACCATCTGCCATTCTTACATTCAGAGATGAATACATTGACTTAGCAACAGATGAGAATTTTGAGAAAGCCAAACAGCTTGCAGCGAATGTTTTGATGATCGATGAATTTATTGCAAGCGAAATTGATAAAGGCAACATCAGCAAAGAGCAATTCACTTCTGCTGAAAAGAAAATTAAACTACATGGTCATTGTCAGCAAAAAGCATTGGCGGGCACAGCAGCAACCGTGAAAATATTATCGTTCCCCGAAAATTATAAAGTAGAAACCATTCCTTCCGGTTGTTGCGGCATGGCGGGTTCATTTGGTTACGAAGAAGAACATTATGAACTCTCGATGAAGATCGGTGAACTGGTACTCTTCCCTGCTGTGCGTAATGCAGCTGATGATACCATCATTGCAGCACCGGGTACGAGTTGTCGCCACCAGGTGAAAGACGGTACCGGTAAAAAAGCATTACACCCGGTGGAAGTATTGTTTGATGCGTTGAACTAA